The DNA window TGCCCGTCCAGGCCGCGGCGCCCCCGGTGCGGTCCACGACACCCACCTGGCGGTGTTCGCGGTCCTGGTCCGCCTCCGTGAGACGGCGCACCACCTCTTCGGCGCCGAGGCCCTGCTCCAGCAGCGCCAGGCCCTCCGGGCCGTAACTCAGGTTGGCCCAGGCCTGCGTGGCAACGGCCCCGGCGCCGGACCGGGCCCAGGGGACCGCGGCACCCACGGCCAGGAACTTGCTGGCCACGCCCACGCCCAGTTCGCAGGTGGCCGGATCGAGGGCGACGATGGAGAAGGTGGCGATGAGGGGGGCGGCGGCCGGCGTCATGAGACCACCAGGTCGGTCAGGGTCTTGGGGAACTTCGTCAGGACCTCGCAGCCCTCCGCGGTGACGACGACGGTGTCGGAGTGGCGAAAGCCGCCCACCCCCTCGACGTAGATGCCGGGCTCCACCGACATCACCATCCCGGGCTGCAGGACCGTGTCGTCGCTGGCGGAGAAGTAGGGCGCCTCGTGAATCTCGATGCCGATGCCGTGGCCCGTGCGGTGCGTGAACTGCGGCCCGTAGCCCGCTTCTTCGATCACCTGCCGCGCGGCCCGGTCCACCTCCCGGCACCGGACGCCGGGACGGATGGCGTCGATGGCGGCCTGCTGGGCGCGCACCATGACCTCGAAGAGGCGGCGCTGTTCCCTGGTGGGCGACCCGACGAAGATGGTGCGTTCATCTTCGGAGGAGTATCCTTCGACCACGCAGCCCGTCCCGTGGATGACCACATCGCCGGGGGCCAGCCGCCGGCCGGAGGGGATGGAGTGGGGGAGCACCGACTTCTCGCCGGAGACCGGCCGCGAGCCGGCAGCGATGTGCAGCTCCGGGTAGCGCCGGGCGGCCATCTCCAGCATCGCGGCGTTGCCGCGGGCCATGATCTCGATCTCGGTGGCGCCCGGGACGCTGGCTTCCACCTCCACGCCCATGCCGTGCTCGGCCAGCTCGCAGCCGATCCGGATGAGGCGGAGTTCGTCCTCGTCCTTCACCAGGCGGAGCTTCTCCACGATCCCCCTGACCGGTACCAGCGGCCCCGCCCAGGCCTCGCGCAGGTAGGCGTGACCGTCCACCGTGAAGGCGGTGGCCTCGAAGCCGACGGCGCGGCCCTGCAGGCCCAGCTCCTCCATCGCCTGCACGGTCCGATCGATGGCCAGTTGGAAGGTGGACTTGCCGCTGAGGCCGCCCAGTGCCGTGTCGGAGTAGGTGCGGATCTCGGTGAACCGGGAGCGCTGGCGGGCGTGGGAGGCTTCCAGTTCGGGGACGATCAGGACACTGTGCTCCCAGACCACCGCCAGCACCGGCCGGGAGTAGGTGATGGCCCGGAATCCCGACACGTAGTAGGTGTTGGCGGGGGTCAGGACGATCAGCGCCTCGACCCCGGCCTCCCGCGCCGCCCGCAGGACCTGCCCGCTGCGCATCGCCTCTTCCTCCTACTCTCCCAGCTCGCGTTTCATCTGGAACATGTACGTGGAGAAGCCCAGGCGTTCCCAGAAGCGCACGGCGTCGTTGTTGGAGGCCACAGTCAGCTCCACGAGGGTCACGCCCTTGTGGCGCAGCCAGGTCAGGATCTCCTCCACCAGGCGCCGGCCTACACCCCGGCGGCGGTAGGCGCTGCGGACGTAGACGTCGTGAATGTACCCCCGCCGGCGGTGGGCGAAGAAGGACGGCAGCATGGTGATCCGGCCGATGGCGTAGCCGATGATCTGGTCGCCGTCGCGGGCGATCACGGCCAGGGCGTCGTCCCGCCCGATCAGCGTGCGCAGGTAGGCGCCGTACTCGTGAGGCCACTGCGGCGAGGGGGTGAAGGCGGAATCAAGGTGGGCGTGAAACCCGGCCAGTTCGCCCCACACCGGCAGGATTGCTCGTACGTCGCGGGCCGTCGCCCGCTGGATCTGGACGGTCATCGGCGCACGGGAGTTCGGCATCGGGTGGAATTCCTTCCCGGCGGAAGCCAATCCTCCGGCGGAATAGGCCGCCATGGGTGAGGCCATCGTCCAGGTCCGCGGCCTGGCCAAGCGCTACGGCCCGCTGACCGCCGTGGCCGGCGTGAGCTTCGACGTCTTCCGGGGCGAGATCTTCGGCATCCTGGGCCCCAACGGCGCCGGAAAGACCACCACCCTCGAGATGATCGAAGGGCTGCGGCGCCCCGACGCCGGCACGGCCCTGGTGGACGGGGTCGAGGTGGGGCGCGATCCGCGCGGCGTCCGCGAGCGCATCGGCGTCCAGCTCCAGGAGGCGGGGTTCCTCGAACGCCTGACGGTGGAGGAGACGCTGCGCCTGTTCGCGGCTTTTCACCGCCGCCGGACCTCGATCGACGCCTTGATCGACCGTCTGCAACTCACGGAGAAGCGGAGGGCCTGGGCCGGGACGCTCTCCGGCGGGCAGCGGCAGAGGCTGTCCATCGCCGTCGCCCTGGTCAACAACCCGGGCCTCCTGTTCCTGGACGAGCCGACCACGGGGCTGGATCCCCAGGCCCGGCGCAACCTCTGGGACGTCATCGCCGGATTTCGCCGCGAGGGCCGCACCGTCGTCCTCACCACCCATTACATGGAGGAGGCGGAGCGGCTCTGCGACCGGGTGGCGATCATGGACCACGGGCGCATCGTGGCTCTGGACACTCCGCAGGCGCTGATCCGGGCCCACGCCCCGGCGCCGACGATCCGCGTCACGCTCATCGACGGACGGGCAGATTTTGAGGCGCTGCCCGGTGTCCGGCACGTGGAGCAGGAGAACGGGGAAGTAGCGCTGGCCTCGTCGGATCCGATGAAGACCGTGCAGGCCCTGATGGATCTCGAGCGCACCGGGACACTGCGCTTCCACCAGCTGCGGATAGACGAGGCGACGCTCGAGGATGTCTTCCTGCACCTCACCGGCCGGAGGCTGCGGGAATGAACGCCTTCCTGATGACGGTGTATTTCGGGTTCAAGCACTACATCCGCGACCGCAGCAGCGTCTTCTGGGGGATGGTCTTCCCGCTGCTGTTGATGGGTCTGATCGGACTGGCCTTCGGTCGCGGAGGGGAGCTGTCGTTCCGCGTCGGGTTCGTCGGGTCCGGCGGACCGGTGGCCGAAGGGCTCCGTCAGGGGTTGGGCGGGGTGGTCGTCTTCCGGGTCACCGACGAGCGGGACGAGGCCGCCGCGCTGGAGGAGCTGCGCCGGGGCCGGCGCACGCTGGTCGTCGTCGTGCCGCCCCCGGGCTCTCCCGGTCCGCTGCGCGTCTACTTCGATCGGGCGCGGGTGCAGGAGTCTCAGACCGCCCTGGTCATCCTCGAACGCTTCGTGGCCGAGGCAAACCTGAGGCTCGCCGGCGTGCCGCCGCTGGTCCGCATCGAGGCCCTCCCGACGGCCGCCTCGCCGCGGCTGCGCTTCTTCGACTTCCTGCTCCCCGGTATTCTGGCCATGACCGTGATGAACACCGGTCTCAACGGCGTGACCTGGGTGATGACGGCGTACCGCAAGGAGCTCATCCTCAAGCGCGTCCTCACCACCCCGGTGCATCCCTTCGCCTTCATTGGCGGGCTCGTCGCCCGCTGGGCGGTGACCAACCTGTTCCAGCTCGCGGTGATCATGGCCGTCGCCATCCTGGCCTTCCATGCGACCGTTGTGGGCAGCCTGTGGACGATCGCCGCGCTCG is part of the Armatimonadota bacterium genome and encodes:
- a CDS encoding ABC transporter permease yields the protein MNAFLMTVYFGFKHYIRDRSSVFWGMVFPLLLMGLIGLAFGRGGELSFRVGFVGSGGPVAEGLRQGLGGVVVFRVTDERDEAAALEELRRGRRTLVVVVPPPGSPGPLRVYFDRARVQESQTALVILERFVAEANLRLAGVPPLVRIEALPTAASPRLRFFDFLLPGILAMTVMNTGLNGVTWVMTAYRKELILKRVLTTPVHPFAFIGGLVARWAVTNLFQLAVIMAVAILAFHATVVGSLWTIAALAVLGTLAFVGMGFAISAVSKTPESASLLGSVLSFPMMFLAGTFWPREFMPAFLQPVISALPLTPLVEAMRGVAARGEPAAAYLPGLLYIAAWGLASFLVAAWRFRWE
- a CDS encoding GNAT family N-acetyltransferase, giving the protein MPNSRAPMTVQIQRATARDVRAILPVWGELAGFHAHLDSAFTPSPQWPHEYGAYLRTLIGRDDALAVIARDGDQIIGYAIGRITMLPSFFAHRRRGYIHDVYVRSAYRRRGVGRRLVEEILTWLRHKGVTLVELTVASNNDAVRFWERLGFSTYMFQMKRELGE
- a CDS encoding Xaa-Pro peptidase family protein translates to MRSGQVLRAAREAGVEALIVLTPANTYYVSGFRAITYSRPVLAVVWEHSVLIVPELEASHARQRSRFTEIRTYSDTALGGLSGKSTFQLAIDRTVQAMEELGLQGRAVGFEATAFTVDGHAYLREAWAGPLVPVRGIVEKLRLVKDEDELRLIRIGCELAEHGMGVEVEASVPGATEIEIMARGNAAMLEMAARRYPELHIAAGSRPVSGEKSVLPHSIPSGRRLAPGDVVIHGTGCVVEGYSSEDERTIFVGSPTREQRRLFEVMVRAQQAAIDAIRPGVRCREVDRAARQVIEEAGYGPQFTHRTGHGIGIEIHEAPYFSASDDTVLQPGMVMSVEPGIYVEGVGGFRHSDTVVVTAEGCEVLTKFPKTLTDLVVS
- a CDS encoding ABC transporter ATP-binding protein, which encodes MGEAIVQVRGLAKRYGPLTAVAGVSFDVFRGEIFGILGPNGAGKTTTLEMIEGLRRPDAGTALVDGVEVGRDPRGVRERIGVQLQEAGFLERLTVEETLRLFAAFHRRRTSIDALIDRLQLTEKRRAWAGTLSGGQRQRLSIAVALVNNPGLLFLDEPTTGLDPQARRNLWDVIAGFRREGRTVVLTTHYMEEAERLCDRVAIMDHGRIVALDTPQALIRAHAPAPTIRVTLIDGRADFEALPGVRHVEQENGEVALASSDPMKTVQALMDLERTGTLRFHQLRIDEATLEDVFLHLTGRRLRE